One region of Anticarsia gemmatalis isolate Benzon Research Colony breed Stoneville strain chromosome 2, ilAntGemm2 primary, whole genome shotgun sequence genomic DNA includes:
- the LOC142986279 gene encoding cuticle protein 19-like — MFSKVLCLLVVAAVAVVAKEHAHSSQHIHKHDGHHTEVSYKDKHGHHHVDYYTHPKYEFKYEVKDPHTHDFKTQHEHRDGDSVKGHYALHDPDGTRRDVHYHADKHTGFHAEVKHSTHHIVPKKHHHH, encoded by the exons atgttctcTAAG GTATTGTGCCTGCTAGTAGTAGCTGCCGTGGCGGTGGTAGCGAAAGAGCACGCGCACTCGTCCCAGCACATCCACAAGCATGACGGACACCACACCGAAGTGTCATACAAAGACAAGCACGGACATCATCATGTGGATTActat ACGCATCCTAAATACGAGTTCAAGTACGAAGTGAAGGACCCTCACACGCATGACTTCAAGACGCAGCACGAGCACCGCGACGGTGACTCCGTGAAGGGACACTACGCCCTGCACGACCCCGACGGCACCCGCAGAGACGTGCACTACCACGCTGACAAACATACCGG GTTCCACGCTGAAGTCAAGCACAGCACGCACCACATCGTGCCCAAGAAGCACCACCACCACTAG